A genomic region of Desulfomicrobium macestii contains the following coding sequences:
- a CDS encoding BPL-N domain-containing protein, with the protein MHRHLPPLVLLWDESHLWVLLLHRALKALHAPVTLLKAEQVRAGALRGHGGATLLVPGGWARLKSLALGEDGRREIREHIRGGGKYLGFCGGAGLALGSERGAPFLDLCPWSRKAASQRLPNFSGHLNCIVTENGEEYEAALPVWWPSQFQAKDTELEVLARYEGPGPDFWSADLDWSGIAASEVGQWEELYGINLSPERLRREPCIVRGAYGQGSFVLSYAHLETPTSPQANALLCRLLGLDPAPGVPAWDLSREEALWDDEALRSVHADLADLVSFGQNHFLLFWRTPWLLGWRRGVPGSPINFLLAMAWQARHNEATAPAKEYWAEHGAKCSHLCRDFCAQTRDYLLQERRILATSPSSPEASASPGLQRRKQELFGKFPGYGGLYGDILRTLDELLWLQFSAQDDRQGSS; encoded by the coding sequence ATGCACAGACACCTCCCGCCCCTGGTCCTGCTGTGGGACGAATCGCACCTGTGGGTCCTGCTTCTCCACCGCGCCCTGAAAGCCCTGCACGCCCCCGTGACCCTGCTCAAGGCCGAGCAGGTCCGCGCCGGGGCATTGCGCGGTCATGGAGGCGCCACGCTGCTCGTCCCGGGGGGCTGGGCCAGGCTCAAATCCCTGGCCCTGGGCGAAGACGGCCGCAGGGAAATCCGCGAGCACATACGCGGCGGCGGCAAGTACCTGGGTTTCTGCGGAGGCGCGGGCCTGGCGCTCGGTTCGGAGCGCGGCGCACCCTTTCTGGATCTGTGCCCCTGGTCGCGCAAGGCGGCCAGTCAGCGGCTGCCCAATTTCAGCGGACACCTGAACTGCATCGTCACCGAGAACGGCGAAGAGTACGAGGCCGCCCTGCCGGTCTGGTGGCCCTCGCAATTTCAGGCCAAGGACACGGAACTGGAAGTGCTGGCGCGCTACGAAGGGCCCGGCCCGGACTTCTGGTCCGCCGATCTGGATTGGTCCGGCATCGCGGCTTCGGAGGTGGGACAGTGGGAAGAGCTGTACGGCATAAACCTGAGTCCGGAGCGGCTGCGCCGGGAACCGTGCATCGTCCGGGGCGCTTACGGTCAGGGTTCCTTCGTGCTCAGCTACGCGCATCTTGAGACGCCGACCTCGCCCCAGGCCAACGCCCTGCTCTGCCGCCTGCTCGGCCTCGACCCGGCCCCCGGCGTACCGGCCTGGGACCTGAGCCGGGAAGAGGCGCTGTGGGACGACGAAGCGCTGCGAAGCGTGCATGCCGACCTGGCCGATCTTGTATCATTCGGCCAGAATCATTTTCTGCTCTTCTGGCGCACCCCCTGGCTTCTGGGCTGGCGGCGCGGAGTGCCCGGCTCGCCCATCAACTTCCTGCTGGCCATGGCCTGGCAGGCCAGACACAATGAGGCGACCGCGCCGGCCAAGGAATACTGGGCCGAACACGGAGCCAAATGCAGCCACCTCTGCCGGGATTTTTGCGCGCAGACCCGCGACTACCTGTTGCAGGAGCGCCGCATCCTGGCCACGTCTCCATCCTCGCCGGAAGCCAGCGCATCACCTGGCCTGCAACGCCGCAAACAGGAGCTTTTCGGAAAGTTCCCCGGATACGGGGGGCTGTACGGAGATATCCTGCGCACCCTTGACGAGCTGCTATGGTTGCAGTTCAGCGCTCAAGATGACCGGCAAGGCAGCTCTTGA